One Triticum dicoccoides isolate Atlit2015 ecotype Zavitan chromosome 5B, WEW_v2.0, whole genome shotgun sequence genomic window carries:
- the LOC119311512 gene encoding putative G-type lectin S-receptor-like serine/threonine-protein kinase At1g61610 has product MDWPALTCYTAALIILFLPLRASDDRLVPGERLFPGTTIVSDDGTFALGFFSPSNSTPASLYLGIWYNGIPELTVVWVANRETSVINNTSSAPTLSLTNSSNLVLSDASSGRAIWTTDVATASSSIAAAAVLENTGNLVVRSPNGTTLWQSFDHVTDTFLPEMKIRIRYATRGIGIRLVSWKGTEDPSLGRFSYGGDPDTLLQLFLWDGTRPVGRTSPWTGYLVKGEHQYRKVNGSTAVIIYMAIVDNDEEIYTTYTVSAGAPHTRYVVTYTGDYQLQSWSTSSSSWVILANWPSPECNRYGFCGPYGYCDQTAMPMPMCKCLDGFEPASTDEWAAGRFSAGCRRKEALHGCSDNFLALTEMKAPDKFMFAGGNMSTMEECAAECRNNCSCVAYAYSNLSSGRSGGDVTRCLVWAGELIDTGRFAEGLGSATLYLRLAGLDVAAGKRRKSTATIIMMAILGTGAVVFLCIFVAWLKFKGKKKWRKHKKATFDSMSTSYELGEGNPPHAHEFPFVSFDEISLATNNFSETCMIGQGGFGKVYKGLLGGQEVAVKRLSSDSQQGTKEFRNEVILIAKLQHRNLVRLLGCCGDGDEKLLIYEYLPNKSLDATLFDDSRRLMLDWTTRFNIIKGVARGLLYLHQDSRLTIIHRDLKAGNVLLDVEMKPKIADFGMARIFGDNQQNASTQRVVGTYGYMAPEYAMEGVFSTKSDVYSFGVLVLEVVTGIKRSSSSHIMGFPSLIVYSWNMWREGKTEELVDSYTMDTCSLDEVLICIHVALLCVQENPDDRPLMSSVVFILENGSTTLPPPTCPAYFTRRSAEMEQIRDDIQNSRTSFTLTEIEGR; this is encoded by the exons ATGGATTGGCCGGCTCTCACCTGCTACACTGCAGCCCTGATCATTCTCTTCCTGCCGTTACGGGCGTCCGACGACCGGCTTGTCCCCGGTGAGCGGCTCTTCCCTGGCACCACCATCGTCTCCGATGACGGTACCTTCGCCTTGGGCTTCTTCAGCCCCTCCAACTCCACTCCGGCCAGCCTATACTTGGGCATATGGTACAACGGCATACCAGAGCTCACCGTCGTGTGGGTCGCTAACAGGGAGACATCGGTCATCAACAACACTTCTTCTGCGCCGACACTCTCCCTCACCAACAGCTCCAACCTTGTTCTCTCTGATGCTAGCAGCGGCCGTGCCATTTGGACGACTgatgtggccactgcctcaagctCCATTGCAGCAGCAGCGGTGCTTGAGAACACCGGCAATCTCGTCGTTCGGTCTCCGAATGGCACCACGTTGTGGCAGAGCTTTGACCACGTCACTGATACGTTCCTCCCTGAAATGAAGATACGGATCAGGTATGCCACCCGTGGCATCGGCATCCGTCTGGTGTCCTGGAAGGGGACCGAGGACCCATCGCTCGGGCGCTTCTCCTACGGAGGTGACCCGGACACGCTCCTTCAGTTATTCCTCTGGGATGGGACGCGCCCGGTGGGCCGCACCAGCCCTTGGACCGGATACTTGGTAAAAGGCGAGCACCAATACCGGAAGGTTAACGGCAGCACAGCGGTCATCATCTACATGGCCATTGTCGACAATGACGAGGAGATCTACACCACTTACACTGTCTCTGCCGGTGCCCCACACACAAGGTATGTGGTGACTTACACTGGAGATTACCAGCTCCAGAGCTGGAGCACCAGCTCCTCGTCATGGGTTATCCTTGCCAATTGGCCATCCCCTGAATGCAACCGGTATGGCTTCTGTGGTCCGTATGGCTATTGTGACCAGACAGCGATGCCCATGCCGATGTGCAAGTGCCTTGACGGTTTCGAGCCAGCAAGCACGGATGAATGGGCAGCTGGTAGGTTCTCGGCAGGGTGCCGACGAAAGGAGGCATTGCACGGATGCAGTGACAACTTCTTGGCCTTGACGGAGATGAAGGCGCCAGACAAGTTCATGTTTGCTGGAGGAAACATGAGCACAATGGAGGAGTGTGCGGCGGAGTGCAGGAACAACTGCTCCTGTGTGGCGTACGCATACTCCAACCTGAGCAGCGGCAGGTCTGGAGGAGACGTGACAAGGTGCTTAGTATGGGCGGGGGAGTTGATTGACACCGGGAGGTTCGCCGAAGGGCTTGGCAGCGCCACGCTATATCTCCGCCTTGCAGGCTTAGATGTAGCAGCTG GTAAAAGGAGAAAGAGTACTGCAACTATAATTATGATGGCAATTTTAGGAACTGGAGCTGTGGTATTCCTATGCATTTTCGTGGCATGGCTAAAATTCAAAG GCAAGAAAAAATGGAGAAAACACAAGAAGGCAACATTTGATAGTATGAGTACCTCTTATGAACTTGGGGAAGGAAACCCACCACATGCCCATGAATTTCCATTTGTAAGTTTTGACGAAATTTCTCTAGCAACGAACAATTTCTCCGAGACATGTATGATTGGACAGGGAGGATTTGGCAAGGTCTACAAG GGATTATTAGGTGGACAAGAAGTTGCTGTCAAGAGGCTAAGTAGTGACTCTCAGCAAGGAACAAAGGAATTCAGGAACGAAGTAATTCTGATTGCTAAATTGCAACACAGAAACTTGGTTCGGCTTCTTGGATGTTGTGGAGATGGAGATGAAAAGTTGTTGATCTATGAGTATCTTCCGAACAAAAGCTTAGATGCTACCCTTTTTG ATGATTCAAGAAGATTGATGCTGGACTGGACAACACGGTTTAATATAATCAAAGGGGTTGCAAGGGGACTTTTGTATCTCCACCAAGATTCAAGACTAACTATAATTCATAGGGATCTCAAAGCCGGAAATGTTTTGCTAGATGTAGAGATGAAACCCAAGATAGCAGACTTTGGTATGGCAAGGATCTTTGGCGATAACCAACAAAATGCAAGCACCCAACGTGTTGTGGGAACATA TGGATACATGGCCCCAgaatatgcaatggaaggtgtcttCTCCACCAAGTCCGACGTCTACAGCTTTGGTGTGCTAGTACTTGAGGTTGTGACTGGTATAAAAAGAAGCTCCAGTAGTCACATCATGGGCTTCCCTAGCCTCATTGTGTAT TCATGGAATATGTGGAGGGAAGGGAAGACAGAGGAACTGGTGGACTCATATACCATGGATACTTGTTCACTGGATGAAGTTTTGATTTGCATCCATGTCGCACTCCTGTGTGTCCAGGAGAATCCAGATGACAGGCCACTCATGTCGTCCGTTGTGTTCATCCTAGAAAACGGAAGCACCACACTTCCACCCCCCACTTGCCCTGCCTACTTTACGCGACGAAGTGCAGAAATGGAGCAAATTAGAGATGATATCCAGAACTCCAGGACCAGTTTTACTCTCACTGAGATTGAGGGGAGATGA